The following are from one region of the Luteimonas sp. MC1572 genome:
- the betT gene encoding choline BCCT transporter BetT has product MPNEPPGNEPSDASRPGTPPPDAQAHKTPPPLERSRFGGTGRRPVRPDDDDAPVSRSDLSKGPQELLETSAASINWQVLLISSAVILAFSAWAILVPAHARTSMLAAVNWIASSLGWYYVVTMTLVIGFVLWVAFSKEGDVRLGPDHSRPQYKLGTWVAMLFAAGVGIDMLFYSVTGPVVQYLYPPSGDGSSAAAMQDAVVWTMFHYGVAGWAMYALLGMAMGYFSYRWGMPLSIRAALYPLLGKRVRGPLGDGISIIALVGTVMGVATSMGIGVVLLNVGFSLLFGLEQGLALQIALVVGAVVLTIAATTSGVDRGIRVISELNLWSALAMMVYILVTGQTAFLLNALVENIGRFILTFPARTLQTFAYEPGGADWMGGWTLFFWAFWLAWGPFVGVFLARISRGRTLREFVIAAITAPVLCDFIIVSLFGNSALYQVLQGNTEFAALAVASPEQGWYALLQMFPGPMFLVGLATLSGLLFYLTSANSGAMVMSNFSASIPDPSHDGPKWLRIFWAVLTAVLTVAMLLAGGVTTMEYATLIFALPVTIIAYLVMASFHKVLRMERAEREGQVLRRPSMASTGGHVPERSWKQRLEQMRAFPSLRQVAQFLERTVRPALDDVAAEFEKQGYQVGRSAVTNTHGIEEPVLRVSMDEFRDFHYQAAIVEAPVPMFGGRMSRETDVYYRLEVFTQTGSGGYDLMGLTKQQVIDDVLERYEAHLAFLTFSSETATASVLTPAIPPRDQAPAAPDDPQ; this is encoded by the coding sequence ATGCCGAACGAGCCACCCGGGAACGAACCCTCCGACGCCAGCCGTCCAGGCACGCCGCCACCTGATGCGCAGGCGCACAAGACACCTCCTCCGCTCGAGCGCAGCCGCTTCGGCGGCACCGGGCGGCGGCCGGTTCGCCCGGACGACGACGACGCGCCGGTATCGCGCAGCGACCTCAGCAAGGGGCCGCAGGAGCTGCTGGAAACCAGCGCGGCCAGCATCAACTGGCAGGTGCTGCTGATCTCGTCGGCGGTGATCCTCGCCTTCTCGGCCTGGGCGATCCTGGTGCCGGCACACGCGCGCACCTCGATGCTGGCCGCCGTCAACTGGATCGCGTCCAGCCTCGGCTGGTACTACGTGGTCACGATGACGCTGGTGATCGGCTTCGTGCTGTGGGTGGCGTTCTCCAAGGAGGGCGACGTGCGGCTCGGCCCCGATCATTCGCGGCCGCAATACAAGCTCGGCACCTGGGTGGCGATGCTGTTTGCCGCGGGCGTCGGCATCGACATGCTGTTCTATTCGGTGACCGGGCCGGTGGTGCAGTACCTGTATCCGCCTTCCGGTGACGGCTCTTCGGCCGCCGCGATGCAGGATGCGGTGGTCTGGACGATGTTCCATTACGGCGTTGCCGGCTGGGCCATGTACGCGCTGCTGGGCATGGCGATGGGTTACTTCTCTTACCGCTGGGGCATGCCGCTGTCGATCCGCGCGGCGCTTTACCCGCTGCTCGGCAAGCGCGTGCGCGGCCCGCTTGGCGACGGCATCAGCATCATCGCGCTGGTCGGCACGGTGATGGGCGTGGCCACGTCGATGGGCATCGGCGTGGTGCTGCTGAATGTCGGATTTTCACTGCTGTTCGGGCTGGAGCAGGGCCTGGCGCTGCAGATCGCGCTGGTGGTCGGCGCGGTGGTGCTGACCATCGCCGCCACCACGTCGGGCGTGGACCGCGGCATCCGCGTGATCTCCGAGCTGAACCTGTGGAGCGCGCTGGCGATGATGGTGTACATCCTGGTCACCGGACAGACGGCGTTCCTGTTGAACGCGCTGGTGGAGAACATCGGCCGGTTCATCCTGACCTTCCCGGCGCGCACGCTGCAGACCTTCGCCTACGAACCCGGTGGCGCCGACTGGATGGGCGGCTGGACGCTGTTCTTCTGGGCGTTCTGGCTGGCGTGGGGGCCGTTCGTGGGCGTGTTCCTGGCGCGCATCTCGCGCGGGCGCACGCTGCGCGAGTTCGTGATCGCGGCGATCACCGCGCCGGTGCTGTGCGACTTCATCATCGTTTCGCTGTTCGGAAACTCTGCGCTGTACCAGGTGCTGCAGGGCAATACGGAGTTCGCCGCACTGGCCGTCGCCAGCCCGGAGCAGGGCTGGTATGCACTGCTGCAGATGTTTCCCGGGCCGATGTTCCTGGTCGGCCTGGCCACGCTGTCGGGGCTGCTGTTCTATCTGACCAGCGCCAACTCCGGCGCGATGGTGATGTCGAACTTCTCCGCCTCCATCCCGGACCCCTCGCACGACGGCCCGAAGTGGCTGCGCATCTTCTGGGCCGTGCTCACCGCAGTGCTGACCGTGGCGATGCTGCTGGCCGGCGGCGTGACCACGATGGAGTACGCGACGCTGATCTTCGCGTTGCCGGTGACGATCATCGCGTACCTGGTGATGGCGTCGTTCCACAAGGTGCTGCGCATGGAGCGCGCCGAACGCGAGGGCCAGGTGCTGCGCCGGCCGTCGATGGCGTCGACCGGCGGCCACGTGCCGGAACGCTCGTGGAAGCAGCGGCTGGAACAGATGCGCGCCTTTCCGTCGCTGCGGCAGGTCGCGCAGTTCCTCGAGCGCACGGTGCGCCCCGCACTCGACGACGTCGCCGCGGAGTTCGAGAAGCAGGGCTACCAGGTCGGGCGGAGCGCGGTGACCAACACGCACGGCATCGAGGAGCCGGTGCTGCGGGTGTCGATGGATGAGTTCCGCGACTTCCACTACCAGGCTGCCATCGTCGAAGCGCCGGTGCCGATGTTCGGCGGCCGCATGTCGCGCGAGACCGACGTCTACTACCGGCTCGAAGTGTTCACGCAGACCGGGTCCGGCGGCTACGATCTGATGGGCCTGACGAAACAGCAGGTGATCGACGACGTGCTCGAGCGCTACGAAGCGCACCTCGCGTTCCTCACCTTCTCGTCGGAGACTGCTACCGCATCGGTGCTGACACCGGCCATCCCGCCCAGGGACCAGGCGCCCGCGGCTCCGGACGACCCGCAATGA
- a CDS encoding GNAT family N-acetyltransferase, translating to MLRRLAPSDLAAFQAYRHDAELGRYQGWAPVPDDDAREFLRHMGAAELLRPGTWCQIGIAQAVDAALIGDIGLLLSSDATTLEIGFTLRRESQGQGLATLAVAEAIAMVFEHTPAQRVIGIADVRNLASTRLLERLGMAKIETRTVISAGEPCTEHVYAIGRHPIHTDTSSPSS from the coding sequence ATGCTGCGCCGGCTGGCGCCGTCGGACCTCGCCGCGTTCCAGGCGTATCGCCATGACGCGGAGCTCGGTCGCTACCAGGGCTGGGCGCCGGTGCCGGACGATGACGCCCGCGAGTTCCTGCGCCACATGGGCGCGGCGGAGCTGCTGCGGCCCGGCACCTGGTGCCAGATCGGCATCGCGCAGGCTGTAGACGCGGCACTGATCGGCGACATCGGCCTGTTGCTGTCCAGTGACGCCACGACGCTGGAGATCGGATTCACGCTGCGCCGCGAGTCGCAGGGCCAGGGGCTTGCGACTTTGGCAGTCGCCGAGGCGATCGCGATGGTCTTCGAACACACGCCCGCCCAACGCGTGATCGGGATCGCCGACGTGCGCAACCTGGCGTCGACCCGCCTGCTCGAACGGCTGGGCATGGCGAAGATCGAAACGCGCACCGTGATCTCCGCCGGCGAGCCGTGCACCGAACACGTCTACGCCATCGGCAGGCACCCTATTCACACAGATACATCCTCTCCGTCTTCATGA
- a CDS encoding lipocalin family protein, translating to MRSGTTIVTALLLLAIVPGAARAQAVQAVPSVDLPRYAGTWYEQAHLPLFFQRNCVANTTAEYTLRDDGRIDVVNQCDDVKGKRTEARGIARKVGGSTSKLEVRFAPAFLSFLPAVWGDYWIIGLDADYRWAIVGTPDRKYLWFLTRDKAIAQDDLDTLVAKAEALGYDTSRLIRTEQR from the coding sequence ATGCGATCGGGAACCACCATCGTCACCGCGCTGCTGCTCCTCGCAATCGTTCCCGGCGCGGCACGCGCGCAGGCCGTCCAGGCCGTGCCCTCGGTCGACCTGCCGCGCTACGCCGGCACCTGGTACGAGCAGGCACACCTGCCGCTGTTCTTCCAGCGCAACTGCGTCGCCAACACCACGGCCGAGTACACCCTGCGCGACGACGGGCGCATCGACGTCGTCAACCAGTGCGACGACGTCAAGGGCAAGCGCACCGAGGCGCGGGGCATCGCCAGGAAGGTGGGCGGCAGCACCTCGAAGCTCGAGGTACGGTTTGCGCCGGCGTTCCTGTCGTTCCTGCCGGCGGTGTGGGGCGACTACTGGATCATCGGCCTGGACGCGGACTACCGGTGGGCCATCGTCGGCACACCCGACCGGAAGTATCTGTGGTTCCTCACCCGCGACAAGGCCATTGCACAGGATGACCTGGATACGCTGGTCGCCAAGGCCGAGGCGCTCGGCTACGACACGTCGCGCCTGATCCGCACCGAACAGCGCTGA
- a CDS encoding GFA family protein: protein MMLKEVGGVTIQARHRASCHCGLVVLELDLPDGIVNPRRCDCSICRRKGAIVASVPLAGLHVVKGAEHLKLYRFNTGVAKHFFCGACGIYTHHQRRSSPDEYGYNVGCLEGVNPFAIADVPTNDGVNHPADRGGA from the coding sequence GTGATGCTCAAGGAAGTAGGCGGCGTGACCATCCAGGCCCGGCACCGGGCCTCCTGCCACTGTGGGTTGGTGGTGCTCGAGCTCGACCTGCCGGACGGCATCGTCAACCCGCGCCGCTGCGACTGCTCCATCTGCCGTCGCAAGGGTGCGATTGTCGCGTCCGTGCCGTTGGCCGGCCTGCATGTCGTCAAGGGCGCGGAGCACCTGAAGCTTTACCGGTTCAACACCGGCGTCGCGAAGCACTTCTTCTGCGGTGCCTGCGGCATCTACACGCACCACCAGCGCCGCTCCAGCCCCGACGAATACGGCTACAACGTGGGCTGCCTGGAAGGCGTCAATCCCTTCGCCATCGCGGATGTCCCGACCAACGATGGCGTGAACCATCCCGCCGATCGCGGTGGTGCATGA
- a CDS encoding nuclear transport factor 2 family protein, whose amino-acid sequence MTTTQIPQFLVDLEDRFNAAMVSNDVARIAACVTDDWILVTPEAGPVPRARILDVVASGRLTHASMTKMATHAAVVGDMAWVTGRGQNTGTFNGAPMQADEYITDIYRRVDGTWLCMLTHLTPVQA is encoded by the coding sequence ATGACCACCACGCAGATTCCACAGTTCCTGGTCGACCTTGAGGACCGCTTCAACGCGGCGATGGTGTCGAACGACGTCGCGCGCATCGCGGCGTGCGTCACCGACGACTGGATCCTGGTCACGCCGGAGGCCGGGCCCGTGCCGCGCGCGCGCATCCTCGATGTCGTGGCGTCCGGCCGGCTGACGCATGCGTCGATGACCAAGATGGCGACGCATGCGGCGGTCGTCGGAGACATGGCCTGGGTCACCGGCCGCGGACAGAACACCGGCACCTTCAACGGCGCGCCGATGCAGGCGGACGAATACATCACCGACATCTATCGCCGTGTCGACGGGACCTGGCTGTGCATGCTCACGCACCTGACGCCGGTGCAGGCGTAG
- a CDS encoding SRPBCC domain-containing protein — translation MTREIHHSFLVHASVETVMDALTKEEHIRNWWTKEVELADGKGRFGWSGHGWSVELDMEHDVTARRVRWTCTRSNMQDTHAWEGTTISFALAPENQGTRIAFAQTGYRESPCFDACEQGWAYFVGVSLKQYVETGKGIPYPEMQDTRQEQGGADARSLASRP, via the coding sequence ATGACCCGTGAAATACATCATTCGTTCCTGGTCCACGCGTCCGTAGAGACGGTCATGGACGCACTCACGAAGGAAGAGCACATCCGCAACTGGTGGACCAAGGAAGTCGAGCTTGCCGATGGCAAGGGGCGGTTCGGCTGGAGTGGCCACGGCTGGAGCGTGGAACTGGACATGGAGCACGACGTGACAGCGCGACGAGTGCGGTGGACATGCACGCGCTCGAACATGCAGGACACCCATGCGTGGGAAGGCACCACCATCTCCTTCGCCCTGGCACCAGAGAATCAAGGCACGCGCATCGCGTTCGCCCAAACGGGCTATCGGGAGTCGCCGTGTTTCGACGCCTGCGAGCAGGGGTGGGCGTACTTCGTAGGCGTCAGCCTCAAGCAGTACGTCGAGACCGGGAAGGGCATCCCCTACCCGGAGATGCAGGACACACGCCAGGAGCAAGGCGGCGCAGACGCTCGATCGCTGGCATCCCGCCCATGA
- a CDS encoding VOC family protein, whose amino-acid sequence MAVARDEGRCAKAGRREKELHMLANAAVTTMLPVIDMARARTFYERCLGLTPSGLRPDGKFIYEVGGSTLALFPKPEGTKAEHTAISFRVPDIAAGIAGLKKTGVVFEDYDFPGFKTVDHVCVLGAEKAAWFKDTEGNLLCIHEDIA is encoded by the coding sequence ATGGCCGTCGCCCGCGACGAAGGACGTTGCGCCAAGGCAGGCCGGAGAGAGAAGGAATTGCACATGCTAGCCAATGCCGCCGTTACGACGATGCTCCCCGTGATCGACATGGCGCGAGCGAGAACGTTCTACGAACGATGCCTCGGACTGACGCCCAGTGGCCTCCGGCCCGACGGAAAGTTCATCTATGAGGTTGGCGGCAGCACGCTCGCGCTCTTCCCCAAGCCGGAGGGGACGAAGGCCGAACATACGGCCATCAGCTTCCGCGTCCCGGACATTGCCGCTGGCATTGCCGGATTGAAGAAGACGGGCGTGGTGTTCGAGGACTACGATTTCCCGGGCTTCAAGACGGTGGACCACGTCTGTGTGCTTGGTGCAGAAAAGGCAGCCTGGTTCAAGGACACAGAGGGCAACCTTCTCTGCATTCATGAAGATATCGCGTAG
- a CDS encoding HAD-IB family phosphatase has product MPEFLRRSVPRRRLLAGQLLFAPLVIGYKMGLVSGTFIRSLIVRFGYSGVPVSVVEARGLEFARSHLPGTLRPEALQRIAWHRSQGHAIVVVSGGLEAYLRPWCEAHGLELVCSVLEQRDGILTGRYEGPQCVLAEKARRVGERYDLKAYPAIYAYGDTAEDRHLLGLATERYYRWQKVEAAAGR; this is encoded by the coding sequence ATGCCGGAATTCCTTCGGCGGTCCGTGCCGCGGCGACGGCTGCTTGCCGGCCAGCTCCTGTTTGCGCCGCTCGTCATCGGCTACAAGATGGGGCTCGTCTCGGGGACTTTCATTCGCAGTCTCATCGTGCGCTTCGGATACAGCGGCGTGCCCGTCTCGGTCGTGGAGGCTCGCGGTCTGGAGTTCGCCCGGAGCCATCTACCCGGTACTCTCCGGCCGGAGGCGCTGCAGCGTATCGCGTGGCACAGATCGCAAGGGCACGCGATCGTGGTCGTCTCGGGTGGGCTGGAGGCATACCTCCGTCCATGGTGTGAAGCACACGGACTCGAGCTCGTCTGCTCCGTCCTGGAGCAGCGAGACGGAATACTGACAGGCCGTTACGAGGGCCCCCAATGTGTCCTTGCGGAGAAGGCTCGGCGCGTCGGCGAGCGCTATGACCTGAAGGCCTATCCGGCCATCTACGCATACGGGGATACGGCCGAGGACCGTCACCTGCTCGGCCTTGCAACCGAGCGCTACTACCGTTGGCAGAAAGTTGAAGCCGCCGCTGGTCGCTAG
- a CDS encoding trypsin-like serine protease, which yields MTRLLWLTLLLLMASTASAVVIRHDVDDARYRVPASEFPALVDMPGEGHGVLIAPRWVITAAHTIPQHSEPQQVVIDGVSRDVEQVVVHPGYKTLPQELIDQAMASGEAMLIVAFLASSDDIALVKLTQPVTDLAPVAIFRQSDEPGRVVKILGKGATGSGANGHDPRGPNRTELRRAFNEVSSAYDRWLCYVFDEPPSALPLEGVLGNGDSGGPALIQIEDHWLLAGLASWKVVQGNVMTARPGRYGQVACNVRMSHYIEWIESVMSDRPQNAASTL from the coding sequence ATGACCCGACTCTTGTGGCTCACACTCCTCCTCTTGATGGCTTCAACCGCCAGCGCCGTCGTCATTCGACATGACGTTGATGACGCGAGGTATCGGGTTCCGGCCTCCGAGTTCCCGGCTCTCGTTGACATGCCCGGGGAGGGCCACGGTGTACTGATTGCTCCCCGATGGGTCATTACGGCCGCCCATACGATCCCGCAACATTCTGAGCCCCAGCAGGTCGTCATCGATGGGGTATCCAGGGACGTTGAGCAGGTGGTCGTGCACCCCGGGTACAAGACGCTGCCACAAGAGCTGATCGATCAAGCCATGGCCAGTGGTGAGGCAATGTTGATCGTGGCGTTTCTTGCTTCAAGTGACGACATCGCACTGGTCAAGTTGACGCAACCCGTTACGGATCTCGCTCCTGTCGCAATCTTCAGGCAAAGCGACGAACCAGGCCGGGTCGTCAAGATCCTTGGGAAAGGCGCCACGGGTTCGGGAGCCAACGGGCACGATCCCAGGGGCCCGAACCGGACGGAGCTTCGCCGCGCGTTCAACGAAGTCAGCAGTGCCTATGACCGCTGGCTTTGCTATGTGTTCGACGAGCCACCGTCGGCCCTGCCCCTTGAGGGTGTACTCGGTAACGGGGACAGCGGCGGTCCTGCGCTCATCCAGATTGAAGATCACTGGTTGTTGGCCGGGCTGGCCTCATGGAAAGTTGTCCAGGGGAACGTCATGACCGCCCGGCCCGGGCGCTACGGTCAGGTCGCCTGCAATGTGCGCATGAGCCATTACATCGAATGGATTGAAAGCGTGATGTCCGATCGGCCGCAGAATGCCGCTAGCACTCTTTGA